In Drosophila yakuba strain Tai18E2 chromosome 2R, Prin_Dyak_Tai18E2_2.1, whole genome shotgun sequence, a single genomic region encodes these proteins:
- the LOC6531396 gene encoding cytosol aminopeptidase has product MTRSQMISSLRRSTLGLFRCHKALIVARGPAFQQVRCKSEDGSCNTCNLQGVVVGLYAKDGDKGLKLSPGGEKFDDRVGGKITELIKESGLNGELGVGRLYQNIDKEYWAVAVVGLGKEGAGYNAEEVIDEGMENVRVCAAVGARALQLQGCTTCHVDGMEYPEQAAEGAAMAVWRYNVNKRKKNRIAIPKLELYGSTDQDAWTRGLFKAESQNLARRLADTPANQMTPSIFAQATVDALCPCGVSVEVRSMDWIEMQNLNSFLMVAKGSCEPPIILEVSYCGTSPEERPILMLGKGLTFNSGGLCLHPKRGMDEYRGAVSGAAVCVAAIRAAAALSLPINVSAVLPLCENMPSGMATKPGDVVTLLNGKTMRIKDISLAGTVLLADPLLYAQSTFKPKLVVEVGSMASGIRKGLGASATGLWTNNSFLWKNFQKAGALTGDRLWRMPLWRYFRKLVAPRASYDICSTGEGHASSCLAAAILFELVPCSDWVHLDTHGTGMLAKHGVPPYLLKDCMTGRPTRSIIQFLYQMACK; this is encoded by the exons ATGACTCGATCGCAGATGATCTCCAGCCTCCGCCGTTCTACACTGGGCTTATTCAGGTGCCACAAGGCGCTCATTGTTGCCAGAGGTCCAGCTTTTCAGCAG GTGAGGTGCAAGAGTGAGGATGGCAGCTGCAACACCTGCAACTTGCAGGGAGTCGTGGTTGGCCTGTATGCCAAGGATGGTGACAAAGGCCTCAAGTTGTCCCCGGGAGGCGAAAAGTTCGACGACCGTGTCGGCGGCAAGATCACGGAACTAATCAAGGAATCTGGACTCAATGGGGAGCTTGGAGTGGGTCGACTGTATCAGAACATCGACAAGGAGTACTGGGCCGTGGCGGTTGTGGGCCTGGGCAAGGAAGGCGCTGGCTACAATGCCGAGGAAGTCATCGACGAGGGCATGGAGAACGTGAGGGTGTGCGCTGCGGTGGGTGCCCGGGCTCTTCAGTTACAGGGCTGCACCACCTGCCATGTGGACGGCATGGAGTATCCGGAACAGGCTGCCGAAGGTGCCGCCATGGCCGTATGGCGTTACAATGTGAATAAGCGCAAGAAGAACCGCATTGCCATACCGAAACTGGAGCTCTACGGATCCACGGATCAGGATGCCTGGACAAGGGGACTGTTCAAGGCCGAATCGCAGAATTTGGCACGTCGTTTGGCGGACACACCAGCCAACCAGATGACGCCCTCCATTTTCGCCCAGGCCACCGTGGATGCACTGTGTCCCTGTGGTGTTTCAGTCGAGGTGCGTTCGATGGATTGGATCGAGATGCAGAACCTCAACTCCTTTCTCATGGTGGCGAAGGGCTCGTGCGAACCGCCCATTATCCTGGAGGTCAGCTACTGCGGCACCTCGCCGGAGGAGCGACCCATTCTCATGCTCGGCAAGGGTCTGACCTTCAACAGCGGTGGCCTGTGTCTGCATCCGAAACGGGGCATGGATGAGTACCGTGGAGCAGTTTCCGGAGCTGCAGTATGCGTGGCGGCCATTCGAGCGGCAGCCGCTCTATCGCTGCCCATTAATGTATCCGCCGTGTTGCCGCTGTGTGAGAATATGCCATCGGGAATGGCGACCAAGCCGGGAGATGTGGTCACACTGCTGAACGGCAAGACCATGCGCATCAAGGATATCTCATTGGCCGGCACTGTGCTGCTGGCTGATCCCCTGCTCTATGCCCAGTCCACATTCAAGCCCAAactggtggtggaggtgggCTCGATGGCCAGTGGCATTCGCAAAGGACTGGGTGCCTCGGCCACCGGTCTGTGGACCAATAACTCCTTCCTCTGGAAGAACTTCCAGAAGGCCGGAGCTCTCACCGGCGATCGACTGTGGCGCATGCCCCTGTGGAGGTACTTCCGCAAACTAGTGGCTCCCCGTGCCTCCTACGATATATGCAGCACGGGAGAGGGCCATGCATCTTCCTGTTTGGCGGCTGCTATCCTTTTCGAACTGGTTCCCTGCTCCGACTGGGTGCACCTGGATACCCATGGCACCGGAATGCTGGCCAAGCACGGCGTTCCTCCGTATTTGCTCAAGGATTGCATGACTGGCCGTCCGACCCGATCGATCATCCAGTTCCTTTACCAGATGGCGTGCAAATGA
- the LOC6531395 gene encoding proteoglycan 4 — translation MWERLVNCIKSNGGSGGAKKTSCQVIQLADLKKQVPPSQLPKFQMFAKKHEEYKERVRKYPESLPTIDWEYYRQNVREEFVDWVKGYETKYDKLHSVFENRHAIVDHKRYFDLVDKEKEEVVKSISEYKAESNKRIKELTERLECMKSMLPYDQMTMEEFCFARPHLAPDFINKPTFWPHTPEEQMPGPSDPEAAAALHHEEEPEPPKKPSPEKPPEKPTAAAKPEVAAAPKKPTEPLVDTTQLAEKATGLAKDLVAKAIVLFNSLKEKMSGLANKVQKKAEAAKAARSESAGKSVTPTATPTKSLDSMADREGGPNICNQTIIRSEEAEVNPEVKARHTNLSIEAEPCDAQEERAREIARTLERKRQLKEAEEWEEYKNKKHPCASEEEPDPCKPKEEEAICRPDPCQVKEEAVCEPDPCQQKEKEDDTCKLDPCKPKDEEGACEDEEDPCKKKPKCDDNYQFGGDYDGDSGKSKQQEQVFINISECSKDLAKQAEKKSGDPGKPKEKASLTEIPIGANQKPVLGMQTSESKDSKRDQKTSIEGANEVGPVYTDPNQLAELLDKKKEQKVIIEEAQQPVDDKPITIYPKLEISAKPKGDQVDQGDETKKSPKDMANQVFTMASGAATLLTEATNTLEDMKKKKEARLEALEQAYTSAQRQAEGALAEASKAVEAANNLAQRSANQSGEISSRDREALDMAEKHAILAKMMAGRAVALKDEIARVLNDLKKKQ, via the exons ATGTGGGAGAGGCTGGTGAACTGCATCAAGAGTAATGGCGGAAGTGGTGGGGCCAAAAAGACAAGCTGCCAAGTTATACAACTGGCGGATCTGAAGAAGCAGGTGCCGCCGAGCCAGTTGCCGAAGTTCCAAATGTTTGCCAAGAAGCACGAGGAGTACAAGGA GCGCGTTCGTAAGTATCCGGAATCGTTGCCGACCATTGACTGGGAGTACTACCGCCAGAATGTGCGAGAAGAGTTTGTGGACTGGGTGAAGGGATACGAGACCAAGTATGATAAGCTTCATTCCGTGTTCGAAAATCGACATGCCATCGTAGATCACAAGCGATACTTTGATCTCGTTGATAAAGAAAAGGAGGAGGTTGTTAAATCTATTAGCGAATACAAGGCCGAATCCAACAAAAGAATCAAGGAGCTTACCGAACGGTTGGAGTGTATGAAGTCCATGCTGCCCTACGACCAAATGACCATGGAGGAATTTTGCTTTGCCCGTCCGCATTTGGCACCCGATTTCATCAACAAACCCACATTCTGGCCACACACTCCCGAGGAGCAAATGCCAGGTCCTTCGGATCCAGAGGCAGCAGCTGCTCTACATCACGAAGAGGAACCTGAACCGCCAAAGAAACCATCTCCCGAAAAGCCTCCAGAGAAACCGACTGCCGCTGCAAAACCTGAGGTAGCTGCGGCTCCCAAGAAGCCAACAGAGCCCCTTGTGGACACCACTCAGTTGGCCGAAAAGGCCACTGGATTGGCCAAAGATTTGGTGGCCAAAGCTATTGTACTCTTCAACAGTCTCAAAGAGAAAATGTCGGGTCTGGCCAACAAGGTTCAGAAAAAAGCAGAGGCCGCCAAAGCAGCCCGTTCCGAATCTGCCGGCAAATCCGTAACGCCCACAGCCACACCAACAAAGTCACTGGACAGCATGGCGGATCGGGAGGGTGGACCAAACATCTGCAACCAAACTATCATACGCAGCGAGGAGGCAGAGGTCAATCCGGAGGTTAAGGCCCGGCATACAAATCTCTCCATCGAGGCCGAGCCTTGCGATGCCCAGGAGGAGCGAGCCAGGGAGATAGCCAGGACATTGGAGCGTAAGAGGCAATTGAAAGAGGCGGAGGAATGGGAGGAATACAAGAACAAGAAACATCCTTGTGCTTCCGAAGAGGAACCGGATCCTTGCAAGCCCAAGGAGGAGGAAGCCATTTGCAGGCCCGATCCTTGCCAAGTGAAAGAGGAAGCTGTTTGTGAGCCTGATCCTTGCCAGCAGAAGGAAAAAGAAGATGACACTTGCAAACTCGATCCTTGTAAGCCAAAGGACGAAGAAGGTGCCTGTGAAGATGAGGAAGATCCTTGCAAGAAGAAGCCGAAATGCGATGATAATTACCAATTTGGTGGAGACTATGATGGCGACTCGGGAAAATccaagcagcaggagcaggtcTTCATAAACATATCCGAGTGCAGCAAGGACCTCGCCAAGCAGGCAGAAAAGAAATCAGGTGACCCTGGAAAGCCCAAGGAAAAGGCATCACTGACAGAAATACCAATCGGCGCAAATCAAAAGCCCGTGCTCGGCATGCAGACTTCAGAGTCCAAGGACTCCAAACGGGATCAGAAAACTAGTATTGAAGGAGCAAACGAGGTTGGTCCGGTGTACACCGATCCCAATCAACTTGCCGAATTGCTTGACaagaaaaaggaacaaaagGTTATAATCGAAGAAGCCCAGCAACCCGTTGATGATAAACCAATTACCATATATCCGAAGCTTGAGATATCAGCCAAGCCGAAAGGCGATCAAGTCGACCAAGGCGATGAAACAAAGAAGTCGCCTAAGGATATGGCCAATCAGGTGTTCACTATGGCCTCGGGAGCTGCTACTCTACTGACAGAAGCCACCAACACACTCGAGGacatgaagaagaagaaggaagCTCGTCTGGAGGCTCTGGAACAGGCCTACACTTCGGCCCAAAGACAGGCCGAAGGAGCACTGGCCGAGGCGTCGAAGGCCGTGGAAGCCGCCAACAATTTGGCCCAGAGATCTGCCAATCAATCCGGCGAAATAAGCAGTCGCGACCGCGAAGCCTTGGACATGGCCGAAAAGCatgccattttggccaaaatgatGGCCGGCCGTGCGGTGGCCTTGAAGGACGAAATCGCTCGAGTTCTCAACGATCTTAAAAAGAAACAGTAA
- the LOC6531397 gene encoding serine protease grass, whose translation MKHTLTGALLACLILGHRISVGYSYLLDADCGASKYTYRITGGKNTAAMLTPWLAYLHINSTFICGGSLLNHWFVLTAAHCFYNVSATILVRLGENDASQKIDCNEFECAAPYSEFVVMQRFIYPLYRTAHNYDIALGKLNRHVAYTDSIRPICLMLNPQWQGYLDTIKYFTIFGWGATNVSKVSDKLQHTRIPQIDRFSCRYWYGYNVDRTHICAGESRHYVGIGDSGGPLGNLVDYNQAKRFFQFGIVSHLRHPFQGVSVFTNILSYSHWIHRTITANSS comes from the exons ATGAAGCATACTCTTACGGGTGCTCTGCTGGCTTGTCTCATCCTGGGACACCGAATATCTGTAGGATATTCGTATCTTCTCGATGCGGATTGCGGTGCTTCTAAATATACCTACCGGATAACTGGCGGGAAGAATACTGCCGCGATGCTCACCCCATGGCTAGCCTATTTGCATATAAACTCCACATTCATTTGTGGTGGCTCGCTTCTTAATCATT GGTTTGTGCTGACAGCTGCCCATTGCTTTTATAATGTCAGTGCTACGAT ATTAGTTCGATTGGGAGAGAACGATGCGAGTCAGAAAATTGATTGCAATGAGTTTGAGTGTGCGGCCCCATATTCGGAATTTGTGGTGATGCAAAGGTTTATCTACCCATTATACAGAACAGCCCACAACTACGACATAGCTCTGGGAAAACTAAACCGACATGTGGCATACACTG ATAGCATACGGCCGATTTGCTTGATGCTGAATCCACAATGGCAGGGATATCTGGACACCATTAAATACTTTACCATATTCGGCTGGGGTGCCACCAATGTATCCAAAGTAAGCGACAAGCTGCAGCATACGAGAATACCACAAATCGATCGGTTCTCCTGTCGCTACTGGTATGGATATAATGTGGATCGAACCCACATTTGTGCCGGCGAAAGTAGACATTATGTGGGCATTGGCGACTCTGGAGGTCCGCTGGGTAACCTGGTGGACTACAATCAGGCCAAGCGCTTCTTTCAATTCGGAATCGTTAGCCATCTACGTCATCCCTTCCAAGGTGTTTCCgtatttacaaatattttaagctACTCACATTGGATCCATCGAACCATAACCGCAAATAGCTCTTAA
- the LOC26534864 gene encoding chymotrypsin-like protease CTRL-1 has product MMKYIPCLLISLIIGSQLFYGLALLLDPECGKRQFQLRIVDGVNAELNSTPWMVFLHNYLQFLCGGSLITREFVLTAAHCVMPIPKNLTARLGEYDWRREIDCKSEHTHTCAPKYEEYMVSRIYTHASYRSAGAYDIALLKLHKPVEYTDAIRPICLVTHNYDNQWYSIVNSAKEFNVTGWGATKTVPVSHILQTARLTQIDRGVCHDQHRFSVDHTHICAGNSNSFPCIGDSGSPLGMEVQLNGRNVYAQVGLVSRGDKSCNGVTVFTNILSFTEWITNTISYDGKYMS; this is encoded by the exons ATGATGAAGTACATTCCGTGTTTGCTGATTTCTTTAATTATTGGGAGCCAACTTTTCTATGGACTGGCCCTTCTACTGGACCCTGAATGTGGCAAAAGACAATTTCAATTGCGCATAGTAGACGGAGTTAATGCTGAATTAAACTCAACACCATGGATGGTTTTTCTACACAATTATTTACAGTTCTTGTGCGGCGGTTCACTTATCACGAGAG AATTTGTGCTCACCGCTGCTCACTGTGTGATGCCCATTCCCAAAAACTT AACGGCTCGCCTGGGAGAGTATGATTGGAGACGTGAAATAGATTGCAAAAGTGAGCATACACATACATGTGCCCCAAAATACGAGGAATACATGGTCAGTAGGATATATACGCATGCCAGTTACAGATCGGCTGGTGCCTATGATATAGCGTTGCTAAAACTGCATAAGCCAGTTGAATATACAG ATGCCATACGTCCAATATGCTTGGTAACGCATAATTATGACAACCAATGGTATTCGATTGTGAATTccgcaaaagaattcaatGTGACTGGCTGGGGTGCGACGAAAACTGTACCTGTAAGCCACATACTCCAAACCGCCAGACTCACCCAAATCGATCGTGGAGTCTGCCACGACCAGCACAGATTTTCCGTCGATCATACCCACATCTGTGCCGGGAATAGCAACTCCTTTCCCTGCATCGGAGACTCAGGCAGCCCCCTTGGGATGGAGGTGCAACTTAATGGAAGAAACGTCTACGCTCAAGTGGGACTTGTCAGCCGTGGAGACAAGTCTTGCAATGGAGTTACCGTCTTCACCAATATTTTGAGCTTCACCGAGTGGATTACTAACACCATTTCCTACGACGGGAAGTATATGTCTTAA